The following nucleotide sequence is from Trifolium pratense cultivar HEN17-A07 linkage group LG2, ARS_RC_1.1, whole genome shotgun sequence.
CGGTACATATGATCAGCTATGGATTCCGCACCTTTAATCCCATGGTTAACCCACCCTTTCCTCTTTGTGGTCTACAAGGAACATAATATTATACCTAATTCTcattaactttatattttttaacagcaaatatattattattaataaataatcaGATCACTacacaagacgaacagagacGCCATATATATAACCTAATACTCGgtaactaataaataaataaataaataaataagcagaTAGATAGAAATGTACCTTGAGTCTGTGACAGAGAGTGAGAAAATCGATgacagaggaagaagaagaagaagatgaaccaAACCCTTCCGAACCGGAAGTCTGGGAGCGAACCAAGACGAGGCTGAGGTTTGGAGCGTGGCGGAGGAGAAAGGGTTTGGAATTGGGAGTTAGAAGAATGGAACGAGAAAGTGAAGTGCGATGTTGCGGTGGTGACATACAACAACAGCGAGTGGCTGAATTAATCGCCAtttttgtcttttctttttagttcaatttctaactttttgaattgatataatataagagCGAGCGATGACTGACACTGTCACAGGACTGAGACTGAGAGTTGAAGGTCAAGGTgacaacacaaaataaaatactgTCTTGGCGTGGTTATCAATAATTTACTACTCCTCCACACTTTCCCTGCCGTCAAATAATTACTGTAGTTGAATCTCAACCATTGGATcagattaatatattttataatcttaatttttttttggacgaCTATAATCTTAAATTTgtatcatttaattttaatcaaatgatATATAATGTACTGACTGCACACTGACAATGCCTTACTTGGCCACAATAACAGAACTCTTCCTTCCAATCTAGTCTACGATGGTTTAGGTGTTTGGGGTGATATAGGCTCAAGAGGGTTAGAGTCTAGTTTATtgtaaatcattttaaaatatcaatcctTGACCACCCTCTCTCTAACTCTAAAAGAATGGAATCTAATTTATATCATGATATCTGCAACGATAAGAGGCTATTCCTTAACCTTCTTTAAAGGGAGCGAAGTGTATTCCCCCGGAAGATTAAAAGAAATGAGCATTAGCCCTTTCTTAAAGTAAGGCTTTCTTTTGAAAGTATCGCAGTTACTAAGAAAGTTGTTGATGAACAATTTCAAGCAACTCGTCTTGCATAAAAATCTTCATTCCAACATCTCTCCGATTTAGTTAAAAGGTGGAAGGAAAAtttggaagaagatgaagaagaaaaaccgACATAAGAAGAAGACACTGAGTTCATCGCTTAGGTAGCTAAACCTATCACTCATCATCACTATCAGCTAACTTCATGTGAAGTGATGACAATCCACACAAATTCACATTTGTAGacacaaaattaaataaaatcataaaatcatGGTTATgcctattatatatatatactgtaTATAATAATCATTCATTAGCAGGCTTGATTATAGAATGGTCGTGGGAAACCCAAGTGACAGAATGAGTGAAAAGTTAGCCTGTGTTCCTCATCCCGGCAGCAATGCCATTAATGGTGATAAGGAGAACATCTCTTGCTTTAACGTTGTCGTCATCACGTCTTAACCTCTTAAGTATCTCCACCTGCAACATGTTCATGGGATTTAGAAAAGGAAGTCTGTTTTCAATCAACCTCCTCAATGTCCTGTTATTCTGCAGAAGTTTGTCATGTCCACTAATAACTGCGATAAACTTCCCAGTTGTAATGAGCTCGTTCCTTAGTTGACGACCAAGTTCTTGTCTCTTTTCTGGAACAAGAGCCTCATCGTACTGCTTAGCAATAGAAAGATCCGCTTTTCCCAAAACCATCTCAATTAGGTCTACTAAGCTTTGAAAGAAAGGCCACTCTTTGTACATGGCTTTAAGCTCTTCTGTTTGTCCTTTCTCACAAGCACCTTTCAAACCTGCTCCAACTCCAAGCCAAGCAGGAAGAACAAATCTGGTTTGAGTCCATGCAAATATCCAAGGTATGGCACGAAGGTGTCCGATTCCTGTAGTAGCCTTTCTTCTCGTGGGACGGCTACCTATGTTCAGGTAGCCAAGCTCTGCTTGAGGTGTGGCCTCATTGAAGTAGGTCAAAAATTCTGGATTTTCATAGACTACACTGCGGTAGGATTGACAACTGAGTTTTGAAATGTCTTCCATTAGATTACGCCATTTTTCTTCTCGAGGTGGGAGTGGTGGACGACGTGTAGCAAGTAGCACAGCTGTTGTGTATATTTCAAGTTGTCTAACAGCTGTCTGTGGCAACCCAAACTTCGCCTGCACCATCTCTCCCTGCTCAGTTGACCGAAGGGTTCCCTGCAATGTGTCACATAACGCACCAGAGGATCATCACTTATTTCAGTGAATTCATATAATATGGGACTTAAAATCAGTCTTTTAGGCTTGGGCAATAATTAAGGCTAAATATGCATAACCCACCATCACAGAGCCAGGTGGCTGGGACTGAATAGCCAGATATGTTGGGCCTCCGCCACGTCCAATACTCCCTCCACGGCCATGGAACAAAGTAACCTTAATATCATACTTATTGCAAGAAGCCACTACATCCTCTTGAGCTTTGTAAAGTTCCCAAGCAGCAGTAAAGCGCCCAGCATCTTTACCAGAATCAGAATACCCAACCATAACCTGCATATAGACATTTAGAATATTACCGAATGTATTCCCTATAATACTGTAACATAAGAGAAATGAACCTTCCATTATTAATAAATAACCTCTTGGTGTCCGTTATGGTTTTTAATTATGTGTTGGCGGTACCAATCTATTGATAAAAGTTTTCTGATAACTGCTCCAGCTCCTCTCAGGTCTTTCACAGTTTCAAATAGAGGAACCACCCGAAGCCTATGTTGGAAACATGTATGTGTGATGTtaaattcaaacattttttcaatatttgttCAACAGATTAGTGCAAAATTGTGTCATAGAGAAATCATGAAATAACTCTTCTCCCAGAACCCTAAATAGTGACAATGACATCTAACTACATAAGAAACAATGCAACCAATTGTATTCTTTTAGTAATACAAATATCTCAAGACGGACTTACGTTCCACCCGGACATGCTCTTCCTAATTCCCCACAAACTGTAAGACGTGCATCCTTCTGTAAAAGCTCTACTGCAAGGACATCACTTGCCTGGCAATAAACCAAAGTAAAAAATCATCAATATAACCTGgacaaaagttttaaaaaattactgtaTCCCAAGATGatttcattcatttttgtaGCCTCATAAGTTTACAATGCAAAAATGATATTAAGTACCAAAGTTTTTCAAATTCAGCTGCACAGTTTATGCAGCAAAGATAACTACTTTCGTGCAAAACCAAATAGCAAGAAAATTAATAGATGAAGAGAAAAGGAAGGCAGTCTAAATGCATGATACACAAACTGTTTCTGTTACAAAGTTTCCATGGATAATTTGTAAGAGTAATAGCTGTTGATGTACATTTGAGGCCATAGAGATCACATAGGCTCCAAGTGAATCACTCCCTAGCTCTGCAGCAATTCGAAACGTATCTAGGACTTCTTTAACGTCTGGAGAAACCTAGAAAGAATTAAGCAATACCAATAAAAAGTATAAAGTCAGTGCATAgaatagataaaaaaaacttaagcaaattgtaaaattaaaatctcaattaattatatagaaaataattaaaacaaaatagatttgatatatattttttaaataccatCTTCATTCCATTTCTATGGAAAAAGTTTTACCAACATAGTAGTAGATAATTGCAGAACATTTAAAACTTGTTTCTTGGTGTACATTCTGCCTATCTCACCTCTATATTAGGAGGAACTAGTGGCCTCTTCCCTTTAAGCTCTTTGGTTAAGAAGTccagttttttttcttcatcccATTCGCTGTATGTACCCAAATCCAAATACTTTGTAATTGCATCAAGTGTTTCAGCATGTCTGCCAGATTCCTGTCACATTGCAAGTTTCAGGACACAAGAGACTATGGCATCGATTATGAGCAAAACACAATAAATCATACCTGACGCAAGTCAAGCTTCATTAACACCATGCCAAAAGTAGCAACTCTACGGATCAGATCAGCAAGTCGACCATCAGCTAACACACCAGCTCCACAAGATTGCTAGAGGAAATTTTGAGCTAAACAATCATTATGGAAAATCTTGTGTGAAAAACGGGTAGTAGCGGGAGAAATAGTACCATAGATTCGTAACAAAGGAGAAGAGGTTCTAAAAGCTGGTCTGTTGTTTCATAGTAATCAGAAGGATCAAGTTCACATGGACAGTCCTCGAGAAACAGTTCCAACCGTCTACGAGTTTTCTGAAGCTAAACACATGGAACAGGAGACAATgcatgtttgtaaaaaaaaattaccaattCATAcgacaacaacaaaataaaagcaAGTTCAGTAAGATAGGTAGATATGAATCATTCTTTACACCACATCAAATGCAAACCCTATATGTAAAATTATTCGAATAAAAATTATGTAGTaacagttattttatttttaaactacTGTTAAGATCAAGGAAATCAATGTGCAATAGATAGTTACTTGTTTCACAAGTTAACTTGTTAGCTTAATGGTTTTTCCTTTTTCAGTTAGGTTAGTTAGCTTAATAACTTTTCAGTTAGTTATGATGTATTCAATGTGTATAAATAAGTAGCTTGTACCATTCATTGTAACATTGAGATTGGTGAATAAATTTTCTCTCTTTTGCGCCTATCCTGCACTTGTTCTTCTGGTTCTGAGCCTAAGCTCATCGCTCTCATCTCTCATACCTTCCCTGCACTTATCTCACGCTCATCTATGGAGCTAGAACTCAACCTTTAACAACTACTGTCTGTTAGATTTAGAGAACATGCACTGGAACAGATATAACATATATTTTGGTACTGTACAAAGTACAAAAGAAGAAATGGAATACTAGACTAGCGTCCATACAGATACAAACAAGTGAACAACTATATTATTAAAGTAGATAAGAAGTGATACCTTATCTTTGACATTCCCAAGGACAACTCTGTAAGGAGCAATTCCAGGAACATGAGGGAGCTTTGGCTCCAAAAGCTTCTGAAAACTGGTTCTTCCTATTCGGGATTCTGCATATACTTTCCTCTGAGCATGTAGTTGTTGAATAGAGTTGGAAGAAGGAGAGCGTGGAATATCAACTGGTGAAGTATTGGAACTCGCTGAAGTATTGGTACTTCCAGCATTGCTCACATTTGAAGTTGAACTCTTACCATCCTATCAGTGAAAATATGTACAATATATTAATTCTCTAAAACTCAAACGAAAATTCACAAATCCTACAATTACTGAATTGATCTACCTTGTGATTGAGTTGGTTGTAATCAGAACCAGGGATGTCAAGTCTTGGATGATCAGATTCACCATTTACTACCAAAGAACATATCCAACTAAGGTAAGGAGATATATGCAGAaacataaataaacaaatagataaatgGTGAGATCTTCATGAGAAACCATGGCTCGTTAGTGGAAGACAGAAATTTCTTGTCATATGTCAGCGAAAATAATAAAAGTGCACCTAATTATTCCTCATGCATGAGGAAGAAGTTACTTTAATACTTGGTTGGATTCAAATTCATATATAGTTCATGAAATCAGCAAAGGGAATTCCTTAGAGAATAATAGATTTGCAATCCCCATCAAGAAATTTAAGTATTTTCGTTTGGTTCCAGGAAACAACAGATGCcattaaaaacatgatatgcAAATAAATTACTAGAGAAATTTGAGCAAAATTATGTGTACCAGCACAAGAAGGTAAATGAGCTCTAGCTGGAAGTTTGGATGGAAGCATCTGATTTGGATGTTTCGACTGAGTCTCATGGTTCCAATGCTCACGTTGAGTCTCATGGTTAGCATCTGAAGCAAAATAAGGGATCGCCAATTTTTAAATGTTGATTATACACTTGTCAAAATTATCTATAAGGATATCATCAACATGCTAGAACCTAgaagaatactacatagtacaTGCAGAACTGTTGATTTCTTACAGCTTATATCATATAAAGGCTTTAAAGTGCACAAatagaaatatcatattataCCTAATGTTACCGTCCAATTTATACCAAAATCTGAAACAAATGAAATACCGGATGAAAACTAAAGTGAAACATCAGATTTGTTGTGTCATTATAAGAAACTTGTACGAAACATTCTGAGTAAATCATAGAAAAGACAAAAGCTCTCAAATTTTTACCTCACATAAGAAACTATAGTCAATCTTATATCTTTAAATTGAATGAGATTTGAGAGTGCGTTAGGCGTAAATGTCAACAGGTTGATGTCTTCAGaaactaaacaaaaaattagaagggaaaaaaacataaaaacacaaGAAATTTTTAGAATGTTTGAATTATTAGCACAAACAGGAATGAGATCTACTAGTATATATTACATCAAAGACATTTCCAAACTAAGAGGAAAATTCCTCGATGTACCATATGAGTAATGCATAAAAAGATCGGGCAGGGATCAAATGCATTACCACAACAAGAACATATATATACAAACAGTAGTCAGTGGTCTCATGATGTAAACATAAGATAAGTGAAACAGAACTGACAAACCTTCTAGAATTGCATGTGCCAATTTAGACAACTTATCAGAGCACCTTTTCATGGATAGCTCAAATCTAAGACTATCCACTTCACGAATATAGAGGTCAATTGCCATCCATCTTGACAAAAGTGAAACATCTTTTGTCACCtaaagaacaaaaccaaaaccaatttGAGAATTATTATATTCTATCAAGATTTGTAGGATTATCTTAATGtggaaaaataatagtaatcaAATAATAATGTTTGCTCTCAAGGAATAGTTGTCAACAATTGAAACAGATATGAACATTCTGCTACATCCTGAACAAAactataacaacaacaacaatcaataTTTACTAGGACAACATGACTCAACTAATGCCACTGGCCCTTTCcacaattaaattttaaatttgccATTTATCATAAAAGTAGGGCGTAGGAAAAGTGTAGACGAAATAAGAGAAATAAGGAAAAGTATTTTTCCCTCTACTTTCTACATGGTATCAGTAGCTCTAGGTTTACCAATCTAGGGATTTCCTCCTCCCTAAGGCATTCAACGTGTGGAAGCAAGCCCTTATCGTTGGTGGCGGCAGCCCTTGTGACTGACCAATAGTCACCGATAACAATAACACTAGCAGCGGACCAATGGTGATATACAACAGCACTGGTGGCAACCAGCCAGGCATCAGTAGCCCAGGAGGATGTGGTCCAGGAGATTCAGGCAGTCTGTGCGGAGGAGATCCAACAATGGTTTTTGTCATCTTTTTGGCCATGAGGAATCCTCTAATGCCCAAGGTTGAGGTTCAGCGTTTCAATGAAAGTAGTTACATGGTCCCAACCGAAAAATTGATACTAGATGGTAAGGGAAGATATGGTTTTCTCACGGCCACGGGAGAGGTGCAAATGCCAACAATAGCAGATTTGAGTTTCAAATTTTTGAAGTCTGAGAATTCCTTAATTATTGTTTAGCTACTTAATAATATGTTGCAAACAATTGAGAAGCTCTTTATGTTCTTGCCAACTACGAAAGATGTTTGGGTGGCTGTCAAAGATACTGATTCTGAAACACTAAATTCTTCTGCAAAAATTTCCAACAagatta
It contains:
- the LOC123904469 gene encoding phosphoenolpyruvate carboxylase 4-like, whose protein sequence is MTDTTDDIAEEISFQSFDDDCRLLGNLLNDVLQREVGIAFVEKLEKIRILAQSACNMRQAGIEDMAELLEKQLASEFSKMSLEEAQTLARAFSHYLTLMGIAETHHRVRKGVNMAKLAKSCDDIFCQLLQDGLSPDDLFNTVCKQAVEIVLTAHPTQINRRTLQYKHIKIAHLLDYNDRPDLGHEDREMVIEDLVREITSIWQTDELRRQKPTPVDEARAGLNIVEQSLWKAVPHYLRRVSNALKKHTGKPLPLTCTPIKFGSWMGGDRDGNPNVTAKVTKDVSLLSRWMAIDLYIREVDSLRFELSMKRCSDKLSKLAHAILEDANHETQREHWNHETQSKHPNQMLPSKLPARAHLPSCAVNGESDHPRLDIPGSDYNQLNHKDGKSSTSNVSNAGSTNTSASSNTSPVDIPRSPSSNSIQQLHAQRKVYAESRIGRTSFQKLLEPKLPHVPGIAPYRVVLGNVKDKLQKTRRRLELFLEDCPCELDPSDYYETTDQLLEPLLLCYESMQSCGAGVLADGRLADLIRRVATFGMVLMKLDLRQESGRHAETLDAITKYLDLGTYSEWDEEKKLDFLTKELKGKRPLVPPNIEVSPDVKEVLDTFRIAAELGSDSLGAYVISMASNASDVLAVELLQKDARLTVCGELGRACPGGTLRVVPLFETVKDLRGAGAVIRKLLSIDWYRQHIIKNHNGHQEVMVGYSDSGKDAGRFTAAWELYKAQEDVVASCNKYDIKVTLFHGRGGSIGRGGGPTYLAIQSQPPGSVMGTLRSTEQGEMVQAKFGLPQTAVRQLEIYTTAVLLATRRPPLPPREEKWRNLMEDISKLSCQSYRSVVYENPEFLTYFNEATPQAELGYLNIGSRPTRRKATTGIGHLRAIPWIFAWTQTRFVLPAWLGVGAGLKGACEKGQTEELKAMYKEWPFFQSLVDLIEMVLGKADLSIAKQYDEALVPEKRQELGRQLRNELITTGKFIAVISGHDKLLQNNRTLRRLIENRLPFLNPMNMLQVEILKRLRRDDDNVKARDVLLITINGIAAGMRNTG